The DNA window TATGTCAGTTGATGGTTTTGCAATTGGAATCCATTATGGTTCAGAAAGTTCAGCAGTGTTGACATTTGTGAAAGAAGCAGAAAAGGTTCATGAAAAACTAATGGGTTTCTCCAATGGAAGTGGGAGGTTGGGTTAAACCTTCTGACGTTTCTTACAGAATTTTCATTTGAGTAAAACAGCATTGCAGCGTGTACCTTTTCTAGTGGGTACACTGTTTTCTGGCAGGCTGCACACTTATCCTGAGTTCCAGAAAACGCTGAACATATCTTGCTTGGGGCCCTTGCCTGTGCAAAGCATTTGGTCCAGTTACCACAGCTGGACAAGAGAAATGAAACAGAGAAATGCTAAAAGGTGACAGTTTCGCGGGTCTACTGTACCAGTTCCTTGTCTGTAGATCTGCAACCTGATCAAGTAACACAGTAAACTGTCAAGATCAATAAGCCTTTTTGATATGAAACCAAACCTCTCTACCCGCAGTACATTACATTACCTGGCGCGAACTTCTTGGAGAAGCTCCCCGTCTCCTTGAAGAGCTGCTCAAAGTGGGTCTTGCAGTAGAGGACGCCGTCCATGGACGAGTAGCTGCACATCTAagatcccacacaagttaatcAACGTGCCTCTGCCGCGCGCGATCACAATTAACCATGTGAGTTACGATCGATTTCCCacagggaaaaagaaaatctggTGTTGTTGAGCGTTACCGAGAGAATCCCTTTGCAGTGGCTGCACTTGAAGCAGGTCTTGTGGTACGGGACGCCGTCGGCGGTGAGGAGGTCGATGAAGTGGACGGTCTTGTCGCACGCCGTGCACTTGTCCTGCGTGCCGGTGAAAGACATGGTGGCAAGAGACGACTGTCGACGATCGACGACGCACGCACGCCCGCCCCCTCGCTGTTCCCTCTCCTTCCGGGGCGCGAGGAGCGAGTTGATATAGACGAAACCGCTCCAACGGGGGGCTCCCGGGGATGGCAAAGGAACGGGAGCGAGCATAGGGGGCGGGCGGTCTCTGCGCCGCACAGACTTCGTCAAGAAACGCTTGGTTTAGAGGGGAAGTGGATTTTAAGCGCATGCATGTGTTCTCGTTTGTTGCATGTGGTTTTCAAACAGTACTGGAAAACTAGGTTATTGTATCGGATTTTCCTCCGGCCAACTTGTAAAATCAAATATAGTACATAGGGGGAAGTATTATTAATACCCAGATGTAATTACACTCAAGTATATGCAcgttgtataattaattaattaaaattttgaaaaaagaatAGCAAGATATGTTATGATAATAATATAAGTTAGACATAAGCATGCAACTACAAATTTGATCTACTCttcaagaaataaaaataataaattttatctGCATTCGCtgttaatttttattaattttgtttcttagggcaaatcatactccctccatctaattttgatag is part of the Oryza glaberrima chromosome 4, OglaRS2, whole genome shotgun sequence genome and encodes:
- the LOC127771394 gene encoding LIM domain-containing protein PLIM2b, yielding MLAPVPLPSPGAPRWSGFVYINSLLAPRKEREQRGGGRACVVDRRQSSLATMSFTGTQDKCTACDKTVHFIDLLTADGVPYHKTCFKCSHCKGILSMCSYSSMDGVLYCKTHFEQLFKETGSFSKKFAPGCRSTDKELARAPSKICSAFSGTQDKCAACQKTVYPLEKLTLEGESYHKSCFKCSHGGCILTTSSYAALNGVLYCKIHFGQLFMEKGSYNHMKKKSESQEVLPEVVPEEQPAPPPPDENREDN